In a single window of the Rhizoctonia solani chromosome 16, complete sequence genome:
- a CDS encoding ribosomal RNA large subunit methyltransferase J produces the protein MSYSQTSDDHTTSYKGSWLKEALKVHPDCQTFRQLCTVIEIRRSIASNIPDTEEQADAGDCVGQVTNEERALKLRLSLEDMNSIINFIHTHRFLDIGCCPGGYSTLVMNLFANATGMGISLPESDGGHGLAIPEALLPRLNLQLDDLTMFDLTPDWSDKPPL, from the exons ATGTCCTATTCACAAACCTCTGATGATCATACTACCAGCTACAAAGGTAGTTGGTTGAAAGAGGCTTTGAAGGTGCATCCTGATTGTCAAACCTTCCGTCAACTCTGTACGGTGATTGAAATT CGTCGGTCCATAGCTTCAAATATCCCTGATACAGAGGAGCAGGCCGATGCGGGTGACTGTGTTGGTCAAGTGACTAACGAGGAGCGTGCTCTCAAACTACGCCTCAGCCTAGAAGACATGAATTCTATCATCAATTTTATCCACACCCACCGATTCTTAGATATCGG GTGCTGTCCCGGCGGTTACTCAACTCTTGTTATGAACCTGTTCGCCAATGCTACTGGGATGGGCATATCCCTCCCAGAATCGGACGGTGGACACGGGTTGGCAATACCCGAAGCTCTGCTCCCCCGACTCAATTTGCAGCTTGACGATCTCACAATGTTTGATCTTACACCGGATTGGTCCGACAAGCCACCACTATGA
- a CDS encoding glyoxylate pathway regulator yields MSHTIENLKNTFVWKKPEPVDCDAEAGPSSGSPVARTINDDDRTRIEEQERAAPAAAPITRTETRDTHPAFPIEHRKFGNPAPLGLFGFAATTLMLGLYYVNVRDITVPNMVVGMAFCFGGLAQLLAGMWEFGVGNTFGATVFSSYGGFWIAYAIILFPPSGVSGDKADDLSDALGIFLMVWFIVSLIFFFGTFKASIVMSTLLVFVCMGYLLLMIGQFRDQISVLKAGGVFCCLAAFTAFYIGAAELHASAGAYCLLPVGNLKETSVHGLCTKGSKKNQSA; encoded by the exons ATGTCTCACACAATCGAGAACTTGAAGAACACTTTTGTCTGGAAGAAGCCGGAGCCTGTTGACTGTGACGCCGAGGCTGGACCCTCCTCTGGTTCACCTGTCGCTCGTACCATCAACGACGATGACAGGACTAGGATCGAGGAACAAGAGCGTGCTGCTCCGGCTGCGGCCCCCATCACTCGTACTGAGACCCGCGACACACAC CCTGCTTTCCCGATTGAGCACCGCAAGTTTGGTAACCCTGCTCCTCTGGGACTGTTCGGTTTCGCGGCCACTACTCTGATGCTCGGTCTCTACTATGTAAACGTCCGTGACATTACGGTG CCAAACATGGTCGTCGGTATGGCTTTCTGCTTTGGTGGTCTTGCGCAACTCTTGGCCGGCATGTGGGAATTTGGTGTTGGCAACACATTCGGTGCAACCGTCTTTTCGTCCTACGGTGGCTTCTGGATCGCATATGCCATCATCCTCTTCCCCCCTAGCGG CGTTTCTGGCGACAAGGCCGACGATCTCTCGGACGCACTCGGCATCTTC CTCATGGTCTGGTTCATTGTCTCGCTTATCTTCTTCTTCGGCACCTTCAAGGCATCTATCGTCATGTCGACTCTGCTCGTCTTTGTCTGCATGGGATACCTCTTGCTCATGATTGGCCAGTTCAGGGACCAGA TCTCCGTCCTCAAGGCCGGCGGTGTGTTCTGCTGCTTGGCCGCATTCACCGCCTTCTACATTGGTGCCGCTGAATTACATGCCTCTGCTGGAGC TTACTGCCTCTTGCCTGTCGGAAACCTCAAGGAGACCTCAGTTCACGGACTCTGCACCAAGGGCAGCAAGAAGAACCAGAGCGCCTAA
- a CDS encoding Fungal specific transcription factor domain → MATLQAPITTLGVDYPILPGVEPVLFAVDGNRNAMRPNRNVTSAFPLVAIASTRMKPTEPGPNCYKFVDRIMELENQIRLIEEQRSSSSTTVSEYSSDESSLRSTTSPGLSLGSSSPGSSRDTSRTPITPTKGLGSADDVFPAIVSPSSPSSAYSMVDIYPDYSKSTGPDPSSQVVSKLLDTFFQRHSQCGFELHLGRVMRALQPGTPEPLTPVLLNSMLLMGCYFAQEQELKMWENEFFERTKWSIEENITLAHSGGDGKYNSLHHVQAMSMFGLYYYFKGRLLEGHVHTAHATRLAVALGLHKLNSRIFHPGYGAPISKQPFGVTRWRPRDSIELGEAINLWWSCMDTELAGSTLNGLSPCVSLEDDITTVWPRLLSDFESGQPLPDDDYSVNSLLDPQTSSIVVSVSRDNVKSLIAKSYILMVWAAKLDIERVANHQGSEEWWIRFERCDQAINQFMMTMPPVRLSRNVEELAYLILVHTAIYCSQLQLHNALAEFELAMGAQRYPNGRNPDGSLGGISYARCNEACRATVLAAAIVADIDLSYMLMFIGIAWVCVAEVLIREIPRLRRSGFSAQALEKEQQLTVIETCMGRLVQTYPVLSLQLQQLQIIKAQQTFY, encoded by the exons ATGGCCACATTGCAAGCTCCCATTACTACTCTGGGAGTTGATTATCCTATTCTTCCCGGGGTGGAGCCTGTCTTGTTTGCCGTAGACGGAAACAG AAATGCGATGCGACCAAACCGAAATGTAACGAGTGCGTTTCCGCTAGTCGCAATTGCCAGTACGAGGATGAAACCTACCGAACCAGGACCCAATTGCTACAAGTTCGTG GACAGAATCATGGAGCTCGAGAACCAAATACGTTTGATTGAAGAACAGCGAAGCTCCTCGTCTACAACAGTGTCCGAATACTCATCGGACGAATCGTCTCTTCGTTCTACTACATCACCTGGACTATCTTTAGGGTCATCTAGCCCTGGGTCATCGAGAGACACGTCTCGGACGCCCATTACACCTACAAAAGGACTGGGTTCTGCCGATGATGTCTTTCCTGCTATAGTTTCTCCATCTTCACCGTCCTCCGCCTACTCTATGGTGGATATATATCCCGATTACTCGAAATCGACAGGCCCCGACCCTTCCTCCCAGGTTGTCAGCAAGCT ATTGGATACATTCTTCCAGCGGCATAGTCAATGCGGATTCGAACTTCACCTTGGTCGGGTCATGAGGGCGCTCCAGCCGGGTACACCCGAGCCCCTAACGCCTGTGTTACTTAATTCAATGTTGCTCATG GGGTGTTATTTTGCACAGGAGCAAGAGTTAAAAATGTGGGAAAATGAGTTTTTTGAGCGTACAAAATGGTCGATCGAAGAGAACATAACTCTGGCGCACAGTGGTGGGGATGGCAAATACAACTCCTTGCACCACGTACA AGCGATGTCTATGTTTGGCCTATACTACTACTTCAAAGGTCGCTTGCTCGAAGGCCATGTCCACACAGCCCATGCGACTCGATTGGCAGTTGCTTTGGGCCTCCATAAATTAAACTCTCGCATTTTCCATCCCGGGTATGGGGCACCAATTTCCAAGCAACCTTTCGGGGTTACGCGTTGGCGTCCAAGGGATTCTATAGAACTTGGGGAGGCGATTAACCTATGGTG GAGTTGTATGGATACTGAGCTGGCTGGCTCGACGCTCAATGGATTGTCACCCTGTGTCTCCCTAGAGGATGACATTACTACAGTCTGGCCTCGGTTGCTCTCCGATTTTGAGTCT GGCCAACCTCTGCCTGACGACGATTACTCTGTCAATTCCTTGTTGGATCCCCAGACTAGTTCTATAGTTGTCAGCGTCTCTAGGGACAACGTGAAAAGCTTAATTGCCAAGTCTTATATCCTCATGGTTTGGGCAGCAAAATTGGACATAGAGCGAGTAGCAA ATCATCAGGGGTCAGAAGAGTGGTGGATTCGTTTTGAAAGATGTGATCAAGCTATAAACCAATTCATGATGACCATGCCTCCAGTGCGCCTTAGCCGTAACGTCGAAGAACTCGCCTACCTTATCCTAGTCCATA CTGCGATATACTGCTCCCAGCTGCAGCTGCACAATGCTTTGGCAGAATTTGAGCTTGCTATGGGTGCTCAGCGGTACCCAAATGGCCGTAACCCTGACGGGTCACTTGGAGGCATTAGTTATGCCCGTTGTAACGAAGCTTGCCGAGCTACGGTCTTAGCGGCTGCAATCGTGGCGGATATCGATCTAAGCTATATGCTTATGTTTATCGGGATCGCTTGGGTCTGCGTAGCGGAGGTGTTGATCAGGGAGATCCCGAGGTTGAGACGTAGCGGCTTTTCAGCACAAGCTCTTGAGAAGGAACAGCAACTCACCGTGATAGAAACGTGTATGGGCAGACTCGTACAGACCTACCCTGTACTAA GTCTACAACTGCAACAACTACAAATTATAAAGGCTCAGCAAACATTTTATTGA
- a CDS encoding spherulin-4: MILVRAALASGIIFPLYIYPGDNCAGWAPAISAATTHPNLPFYFIINPASGPGPNDSQPDANYQACIPRLRPAANPDAKVLGYVPTWFADATRSSEVEADIRTYAQWGSAYRPTGIFYDQASAKEGVPESIYQNLYSGYTSYAKSHIPNAFVSLNPGIRTPSAFYNFADQIVTVENYYNNFSPSLYTISPSTPAAKQAVILTDSSSSLPSSTINQIIKTDKIGALYITDDVQVNEQNPYDSFPSYWTNFVDAVQTAAS, translated from the exons ATGATTCTTGTTCGAGCCGCACTCGCATCTGGAATTATATTTCCTCTCTATATCTATCCTGGGGATAATTGTGCAGGTTGGGCACCTGCCATCTCAGC TGCGACAACACACCCTAATCTCCCATTCTACTTCATCATCAACCCTGCCAGTGGGCCCGGGCCCAATGATTCTCAGCCTGATGCCAATTACCAGGCTTGTATCCCCAGGCTAAGACCAGCAGCAAATCCGGACGCCAAGGTCCTGGGATACGTTCCTACGTGGTTTGCTGATGCAACACGTTCGAGTGAAGTTGAAGCGGATATTCGGACATACGCCCAATGGGGCTCAGCCTACCGCCCTACAGGAATCTTTTATGACCAGGCTTCAGCTAAGGAAGGCGTACCAGAGTCAATATACCAAAACCTATACTCGGGGTATACTAGTTATGCCAAGTCTCATATCCCAAATGCTTTT GTTTCTCTCAACCCAGGTATAAGGACTCCGTCCGCATTCTATAACTTTGCGGATCAAATTGTAACCGTAGAGAACTACTACAATAACTTCAG CCCCAGCCTGTACACCATTAGCCCCTCCACACCTGCTGCAAAGCAAGCTGTTATTTTGACAGATAGTTCCTCTTCCCTCCCTTCGAGCACTATTAATCAAATCATCAAAACCGACAAGATAGGCGCTTTGTACATTACCGATGACGTCCAAGTAAACGAGCAAAACCCATACGATAGCTTCCCTTCGTACTGGACAAACTTCGTTGATGCCGTACAAACTGCAGCGTCTTAG
- a CDS encoding helix loop helix DNA-binding domain protein has product MTFNAMPHSPQSTGSVSPSAPPVTLPLSIPETKPSVGSPASSESSSLPTPLSASFAGSLTPSAFGSFPGPQSAAAAGAVRRKPSRRANTAERRATHNAVERARRETLNSRFLDLAALLPNLVSVRRPSKSAIVNSSIALIHTQRRARATAGRELRNLKAEADSLRRQLNEWRERACLPPVEEPMRNAEFLALIALEEEDAEEGEEERAAYAMMEMERGMGGGYMRDGDDGDDDGFGPDDVLGLESTSPPQPPAAPTMPLAPPVGLPMHGHLPHHLRMPLAPMHGYPGFDPSGFDPTDAEKLAAWNSQIYTALQWQAAQAQAHAHAQAALFSPGSAHHGSAPSFPALAFQQQRGLLSAGFAHHAPQGDDDSSSVAGTDPSSPHRPSSNAGTQTSFDELAAAAAFQQAQAHQTRAGRSASLSSFTAPSMRKHPSQGHVPQVGGVGGPFAPMGLLI; this is encoded by the exons ATGACGTTCAACGCCATGCCCCACAGCCCTCAGTCCACTGGCTCTGTCTCTCCCAGTGCTCCCCCTGTCACTCTCCCGCTCTCCATTCCTGAGACGAAGC CCTCTGTGGGATCCCCCGCCTCGAGCGAGTCATCCTCGCTGCCCACTCCGCTGTCTGCGAGCTTTGCTGGTTCGCTCACTCCCTCTGCCTTTGGCTCGTTCCCTGGTCCCCAATCTGCCGCCGCTGCAGGCGCAGTCCGCCGCAAGCCCTCTCGTCGCGCCAACACCGCCGAGCGCCGAGCAACTCACAATGCTGTGGAGCGGGCTCGTCGCGAAACCCTCAACTCACGCTTCCTG GATTTGGCAGCGCTTCTTCCTAACCTTGTTTCGGTTCGTCGTCCGTCCAAGTCGGCCATTGTCAATTCGTCCATTGCCTTGATCCACACCCAGCGCCGGGCGCGAGCCACCGCTGGCCGTGAGCTTCGGAATCTCAAGGCCGAGGCTGACTCGCTCCGCCGCCAGCTCAACGA ATGGCGCGAACGAGCCTGTCTCCCTCCCGTCGAAGAACCCATGCGCAATGCCGAATTCTTGGCGCTTATCGCACTCGAAGAGGAAGATGCCGAAGAAGGCGAGGAGGAACGTGCGGCGTATGCGATGATGGAGATGGAGCGTGGCATGGGCGGCGGATACATGCGCGATGGCGACGATGGTGACGACGATGGATTCGGCCCAGACGATGTTCTCGGCCTTGAGTCCACTTCGCCCCCGCAGCCTCCCGCAGCCCCCACGATGCCCCTCGCTCCCCCCGTCGGCCTCCCAATGCACGGCCACCTGCCGCATCACTTGCGTATGCCCCTTGCTCCCATGCATGGATATCCTGGATTCGATCCCTCTGGCTTCGATCCGACCGACGCTGAAAAGCTCGCCGCATGGAACTCGCAGATCTACACCGCTCTCCAGTGGCAAGCCGCCCAAGCTCAGGCTCACGCCCACGCCCAGGCAGCACTCTTCTCTCCTGGATCCGCACACCACGGCAGCGCCCCTTCCTTTCCCGCCCTCGCATTTCAGCAGCAACGTGGACTTCTCTCAGCCGGATTCGCCCACCACGCCCCCCAGGGGGACGATGACTCCTCGTCCGTAGCCGGCACTGACCCGTCTTCTCCCCACCGTCCCTCGTCCAACGCCGGCACTCAGACAAGCTTTGACGAGTTGGCTGCTGCAGCTGCCTTTCAACAAGCTCAGGCTCACCAGACCCGCGCAGGCCGAAGCGCAAGCCTGAGTTCATTCACCGCTCCTTCAATGCGGAAACACCCTTCGCAGGGCCACGTCCCCCAGGTGGGCGGCGTTGGTGGTCCGTTTGCGCCCATGGGTCTCTTGATCTAA
- a CDS encoding short chain dehydrogenase — protein MYLVDNHRDLLQPASAIIFNYFLYAMGSNLSQTFPPKPLFSVEQIPDLTVRDSGNAGLGKETCKALLNKNAKVYLAARSKSRADDAIEWLKSETNGKTPVFLELDLGNLASVRKAAEEFKSKEQELHVLFNNAGVMAPPVEQRTFDDYDLQFGTNVLGHYFFTILLLPTLIHTAKNSPLASTWTCASDQHFERFACKKLGTHTLYAQSKLGNVLFSNELAKRYAHQGVISSSLNPGNLQTELLRHLPWLASKILSLILYPASYGALTQLWSGTMPEGKDHNGKFLIPWARIGDAGVNSHNEQLAENLWNWLEEQVKGH, from the exons ATGTACCTTGTCGATAACCACCGTGACCTACTCCAACCTGCTTCTGCTATTATTTTCAACTACTTCTTATACGCCATGGGTAGCAATCTCTCTCAAACTTTTCCTCCCAAGCCTCTGTTTTCGGTCGAGCAAATTCCTGATCTCACTG TGCGTGATAGTGGAAACGCCGGATTGGGAAAGGAAACATGCAAG GCGCTACTCAATAAAAACGCCAAAGTGTACTTGGCTGCGCGCAGCAAGTCTAGGGCTGACGACGCGATCGAATGGCTGAAGAGCGAGACGAACGGGAAAACGCCGGTCTTCCTAGAGCTCGACCTTGGTAATCTTGCCTCGGTGCGCAAAGCAGCAGAGGAGTTCAAGAG CAAAGAGCAAGAGCTGCATGTGCTGTTCAACAACGC CGGTGTCATGGCACCGCCTGTAGAGCAGCGAACATTTGACGACTACGATTTGCAGTTCGGGACGAACGTCCTGGGACACTACTTCTTCACTATATTACTTCTCCCTACCCTGATTCATACTGCCAAGAACTCACCACTCGCAAGCAC ATGGACATGCGCGAGTGATCAACACTTCGAGCGCTTCG CGTGCAAGAAGCTGGGCACTCATACCCTATATGCTCAGAGTAAGCTG GGTAACGTACTATTTTCGAACGAGTTGGCCAAGCGCTATGCCCACCAGGGAGTCATTTCAAGCTCACTCAATCCCG GAAACCTCCAAACAGAACTTCTGCGCCATTTGCCATGGCTGGCTTCGAAGATTCTT AGCTTGATTCtctatccagccagctatgGAGCTCTCACTCAGCTATGGTCTGGAACTATGCCCGAGGGCAAGGACCACAATGGCAAG TTCCTGATTCCATGGGCTCGTATTGGAGATGCTGGAGTAAACAGCCATAATGAGCAACTGGCGGAGAACCTATGGAACTGGCTGGAAGAGCAGGTAAAGGGCCATTAG
- a CDS encoding MYND Zn-finger protein, with protein sequence MVPTIPENGVFQLKSDSRARSRAVAASPLEAGNIVLVETPLAVAIHPTYKGRRCDGCLREFDSLQKCSGCGVYWYCGVACQSASWKRHHRRLCGFSKAYSSTSAYKDATEDTQTDICLLAHLGAEHFYKFNTLEEAQTTSNQTVQIFWDLLASAQPHAGQNLISPLDFTSSGVLSSAAARFGNNNFVIHDAQLVPYAHGVFALASRSFNHSCRPNAVAMFEESEKGVQMVVKLVENVAAGEEVRAPHLGVSFALNPASRYASRIRIPQHQILSAMMHCNTHMGFSAGAPGASLVPQLRHGLWVMNQSYTTK encoded by the exons ATGGTTCCCACAATCCCCGAAAACGGTGTATTTCAGCTCAAGTCCGACTCGAGAGCACGATCGCGAGCGGTGGCGGCGAGTCCACTAGAGGCCGGTAATATTGTCCTTGTGGAGACGCCCTTGGCGGTTGCAATCCATCCGACTTACAAAGGTCGTCGGTGTGATGGCTGTTTACGAGAGTTTGACAGCTTGCAGAAATGTTCTGGATGTGGAGTTTACTGGTACTGTGGAGTAGCGT GCCAGAGCGCGTCATGGAAGAGGCACCACCGACGTCTTTGTGGATTCTCTAAGGCGTATTCATCGACTAGTGCATACAAGGATGCAACAGAAGACACTCAGACAGATATATGTTTATTAGCTCATCTGGGAGCAGAACATTTTTACAAATTCAATACATTGGAAGAGGCTCAAACGACTTCGAACCAAACTGTTCAAATCTTTTGGGATTTGCTAGCGTCGGCGCAACCACACGCCGGACAGAACTTGATATCACCGCTAGACTTTACCTCTTCTGGCGTTCTCTCCTCAGCTGCCGCACGATTTGGCAATAATAACTTTGTGATTCACGACGCGCAGCTTGTTCCGTACGCACACGGAGTATTCGCTCTGGCCAGCCGATCATTTAATCACTCTTGTCGACCAAATGCCGTTGCCATGTTCGAAGAGTCAGAAAAAGGTGTACAAATGGTAGTTAAATTGGTTGAGAACGTGGCTGCTGGTGAAGAGGTACGCGCCCCGCATCTCGGAGTATCTTTCGCCCTGAACCCGGCCAGCAGATATGCATCTCGTATACGGATCCCGCAACACCAGATTCTAAGCGCCATGATGCATTGCAACACGCATATGGGTTTCTCTGCCGGTGCTCCAGGTGCATCGCTGGTACCTCAGCTGCGCCACGGTCTCTGGGTGATGAATCAATCCTACACAACCAAATAG
- a CDS encoding short chain dehydrogenase: MGNALSQSFPPKSLFLVEQIPDLTGQVIIVTGGNAGVGKETCKASRLALLNKNAKVYLAARSKSRADDAIEWLKSETNGKAPIFLELDLGNLASVRKAVEDFKSKEQELHVLFNNAGVMMPPVEQRTSDGYDLQFGTNVLGHYFFTVLLLPTLIHTAKNSPLANGHARVINTSSSAVYFAPKTGIAWETLGTDASSISASKKLGTNTLYAQSKLGNVLFSNELAKRYADQGIISSSLNPVAVGNLQTDLQRHLPWLVSKILGLMFYPASYGALTQLWSGTTPDGESHNGKFLIPWARIGDAGPSSHDEKLAEKLWDWLEEHVKGH; the protein is encoded by the exons ATGGGCAATGCTCTCTCTCAATCGTTCCCTCCCAAGTCTCTCTTCTTGGTAGAACAGATTCCCGATCTCACCGGTCAGGTCATCATTGTGACTGG TGGTAATGCTGGTGTAGGAAAGGAAACATGCAAGGCAAGTCGCTTG GCGCTACTCAATAAGAACGCCAAAGTGTACCTGGCTGCGCGCAGCAAGTCTAGGGCTGACGACGCTATCGAATGGCTGAAGAGCGAGACGAACGGGAAAGCGCCAATCTTCTTAGAGCTCGACCTTGGCAATCTTGCCTCAGTGCGCAAAGCGGTGGAGGATTTTAAGAG CAAAGAGCAGGAGCTGCATGTGCTGTTCAACAACGC CGGTGTTATGATGCCACCTGTGGAGCAACGAACATCTGACGGCTACGATCTGCAGTTCGGGACAAACGTCCTAGGCCATTACTTCTTCACTGTCTTGCTCCTCCCTACTCTGATTCACACTGCCAAGAACTCGCCCCTCGCGA ATGGACATGCACGAGTGATCAACACCTCGAGCAGTGCAGTGTACTTTGCTCCCAAGACGGGGATTGCCTGGGAAACGCTAGGAACGGACGCATCGAGCATATCAGCATCCAAGAAGCTAGGCACCAACACGCTCTATGCTCAAAGCAAGCTA GGTAATGTACTGTTTTCGAATGAGCTGGCCAAACGTTATGCCGATCAGGGAATTATTTCGAGCTCACTCAATCCTG TCGCTGTAGGAAACCTCCAGACAGACCTTCAACGCCATCTACCGTGGTTAGTTTCGAAGATTCTA GGGTTAATGTTCTACCCAGCGAGTTACGGAGCTCTCACTCAGCTATGGTCTGGTACTACACCCGATGGCGAGAGCCATAACGGAAAG TTCCTGATTCCATGGGCTCGCATTGGAGATGCCGGGCCGAGTAGCCACGATGAGAAACTGGCGGAGAAACTGTGGGATTGGCTGGAGGAGCACGTCAAGGGTCATTAA